Part of the Notamacropus eugenii isolate mMacEug1 chromosome 5, mMacEug1.pri_v2, whole genome shotgun sequence genome is shown below.
TCTTCCCCATGCCCCATCCCCACTGGGCATCAGTGCCGGAACTAAGCCAGGCCTGTTGTGGGGGGGAGTTGCTAAAGCCCGTGTTCACAGCTGTGCCccactccaccaccaccccctacCGCCCCTGGGTACCCAGCTCCAACAAATTCCATTTCATGCTCTGTGACTTGGGGGTGGAAGCCAAGCTAAATTTAGCTCTAGAGCTGATCAAGTGGAGAGCTGGGGGCGGGCAGCCTCACCCCGAGACAGAGGGATGGATGTAGTGACCCTGGAGACCCTCCAACAGATCTGTGGATCCCAGGGAATCCAGCTCCTGGCTCAAGCGAAGGCTCGGGGGGAGTCCTTGTTGACCTGGGTGGGCAGGCAGGAGAGCTGAAGCTGAGGAGAAACTGTTCAGTTGTTCCTCTGgcctgctccccctcccctcctgcccCCTTTCTCAATTGGCTGCTTGTCTATTCACAGAagggatttgggggtggggggggactGAGACTCCCAGGGGTTGCCTAGCAACCATGAAAGCCTCTCTGAGGCCCCATCCTCCAGCTGAATTGCGAATGGAAGCCACTCATTGAAGATGCATCCTCATCACctgtctctccccccaccccccaacactgGGGTCGATGCCAGAGCCTGTAGGCAAATAATGTTCGCCTTTCTCTTTGCCCACCTCCTCTCCTCTTAGCTTCCCGGTTCCACCcccagggagggaagaaagactgGAAGATAGATGGGGGCCTGAGTCACCCTTGGTGCCCCTCAGGCCATCAAGATAGCTTCTGTGGTGACCCTTTATAGGAGTGAGGGGAGGGTTTGCCCCAGGGTCTGAGATGGAGTCGACTTAAGATTTGGCCCCTTCTGGACTTTGCTGGGGCCCAGCTCAGTGCTGGACCTAGGGAAGGGGCTTCTGGGTCCTCTCCCCTTCACTTCTCCTGAGTGTCTGGCAGGCAGCCAGGTACAGAAACCTAGGACTTGTTGGCCACCTTGGCACCCTTCTGATCTCCTGGCTAGCCTGGGCCCAGCAGCCATAGCCCCTGCTTAGATCAGGGCTCCCTTGCTCCTGTGACCCAGCTTGTGGTCCTGATTCAAAGCCCAAACACTGCATTGGTCAGGCAGTCAGACCAATAGTTGTGGGTCCCTTCCTGCTTTCTGATGCTGCCATCTCTGATTCAGAAGGGTtgtgaatttagagctggaaggacctgaGAGGCCtaggggggaaactgaggcaagagcaGTTACCCAAGGATGTGCTGGGAGTGAtagtggctggatttgaatccagatccccTGAGTCCTCTCTGCCTCAGCTGGACTCCTAGTCCTGTGCCCAGCTGACCAGCCCTGACCTAGCCCTACCCACAACTAAATGTAAGATctgtgaaggagaaaaccaaaccaACAAAACCCCCGAACTGATCCAGGAGATCGGAATTCTAGGCCCAGGTCTGCTATCAACTGTGTAGCTTTGGTCAAGtctgggatggggaacctgtggcctcaaggccacctgtggtgctctaagtcctcaagtgtggccctttgactacgtccaagttttacagaacaaatccttttattaaggggatttgttctgggaagtttggattcagtcaaagggctgcacctgaggacctagagggtcacatgtggcgtCGAGGCTgagggttccccacccctggccaaGTCCTTTCCTCTCCCTGGGTCCCACTTCCCTTTCATAAATTGAGGAAGTCAGGGGTTAAATCAGCTGCCCTGTTCCCAGCTGAAATCTGGGAGCATTCTGGGGCTTCATTTGGTACTATCAGCTTCCCTGGCAGGGTAGGGGTGGGTTCTACCCCTTCAGGGCAGGTGCAGACCAGGCAGCTGTAGAAAGAGCCTTTCTTCTAGGACCCAGGAAGAGGGAAGCAGGGTCTCTGTGCCAGATgtggtggggggcagggaggggagaagaggccaGAAAAGAGCCCCTCTGTCCTCTGGCCTCAGCAGCCTGTGAGGAGCAGGTGCTTACCAGGGGGGTGCCTGACTGGGCCCTCATCCATCTTCCTCTGGGCTCAGATACTTCACCATAGGCCTGGACAGGGGTGAGGGCAGGCGGGAGATAAGGGTGAAAACAGCCATGATGGACAGCAAGACTGGTTCCTGGTACTGCCCATCCCACTGTCCAACCTGGGGTCTGGGCAACTGTCTTTTAAATTCTTAGTGAGCTGAGAGGGCCCTTCCCCCGTGTCCTTCAGTAGGCAAGCTtgttttaagcacctactgtatgccttTTCCCTATTCATCTATGCACAGGCAGCAGGGAGAACGCTAAATAGAGACCTTTCCTGAGGACAGGGCATGCTGATGGGGGGCATGTTTGATACTCTGTATCCTGGAACAagtgatcatttttcttttctggctgATCTCTCAGGCCCCTTTGGTCTTGTGGCTCCCAGTGAggccctcttccccctctccctccaggCCAGGGCCCAGCCCAGATCAGCTCCTGAGTGGTCCAAGCCTCTCATTTGACCAGTGAAGAAACAAAAGGCCAGTTTGTGAGGTGATTGTAGGGGCACAGGCTTAGCTCTGGGATAGATCTGGGAGCTCAGGTGCTAGGCTCAGGCTCAGCCTGGGGTCAGATAACTGTTGGGCACCTGTTTTTTCCTTCAGTCAATGGTCAAAAGATGCCTTTTGGGAACAGAGCAGGTAAGGGGTCTGTGGGTGGAATGGGAGACACCAGGGGCCCCCTAGTCAACCCATTTGCATTTGCAGGAAGGTGCAGTTTTGGGACATAGAGTTTGAGAGCAAGTCCTTCCTATACAAACAGGTATGTGGCCCATTTTACAGGCAGGGAGATAGAGGCTGGGGGAGGCAAGAATTTCCTAATCACCCAACCCTTTTTGTGCTGGGGAACCCGAAAAGGATTGCCAAGGCTCACAGTGACCCCTAGTGGGGATGATGGAGCAGGCTGTACACAGGCCTTGTTGCTCTCTAGAAGGGTCCAGTCTCATCCATTGCCCAGCCTCTAGACAAAATTGGGTGTTCATTCGCTGAGGGGGCATAGGTCCCTGACTTCCCCCAGAATTGCTGCCATCCTGAAGGGGTCCAATAGGAATGGAATGTTAGTCCTGGGAATGTGGGAGGGCTGTTGGTATTAATGTCCTCAGGGCCCCACTGCAGGTGCGCAGGATGACTGCATGCCTGGTAGCAGTGGGGTTGGGGACCATGAccccctcccaggtgaaggaaAAGCTGGAGAGTCAAGACCCCCGGAGTGGCCCTGGATTACTGGTGGCCCCTGCCCAGGGCCTGTTCCTGAAGTCTGTGCACTATGATGGCCTTGGTGAGCCATCCTCCCCCCAGGGCCCAAGGCTGATCACCCCTGTTCCCCTTCCCTCCGTGTGCCTCTGCTTCCCAGCAGAAGCCCCATGTGGATGGTCCTGAGCTTGGATCCTACCACCCCCCGGGTTTCTTGGACCCCAAACCCTCGATGGAGCTGGGAGCTTAGCAGACAAAAGATGCTTTCAGTtcggggcagggggagggggtgggggtggggggcgcgGATTACAGCCAGGATATGAACATTCAAGGGCCTCCAGGTGCCTGGGGCCAGCGGGAGccctttttctcccctcataTCCGGGGCTCCGCCTTCCCTTCACAGATTGGGGCCCTGGCAAGGACTGGTACAATCGTCCATCTGTCTTAAGAGGCTGCAGTCAAGGACATGTGCCAGAGAGGCCTGGGCTTTGACAGGACCAGGGATGCCCCAGGATTTGGCTTGGTCAAATAAAGAGGAGACATTTGGATGTTCCTGGGAGTGTCCCCGTGGCCTTTGCACCCCACATTCCCTTAGCCCTCCCAATCTGTAGCAGGCTTTCCAGCCACCAAGAACTGAACCACTCTGGCCCCGGGGGCCTGTGGGGAGCCTCACTTCCAGGCAGCCCCAGGCTGTTCTGATGGCTTCCTGTGGGTTTGGGGCTGAGGCTCCTAGggccctggggtggggagagggaggggtcaCAGCATTTTTCGGAGGTTGAAGTTTCCTGTGGCTCAGAGAAGTCTCAGCAGAGCCCAGCAGTGGATGCTCGGCCTGGCTCCTGTGAGTAAAtctggggggaggggcgggggggggggaatatTTGTTGGGCTGGGCTGGGGGACACTTGGGCTCTTCCTATTTAGAAGCTGGCAGAGACCCATTCCTCTTGGGCTTCACCCTCCCCAAGGTCAGGGTGCTTCAGCCCAGCTCAGAACTCAGGAAACAAGGCTTCCCTTAGGATGATGGACAGGTGGGGGGCCACCCATCACCCTCCCTGCCTTCCCGTAGGGAGGAGTTGTCATGAGGAGAGGTGTAAGGACAGAGGGGATCAGGCCTTCCAGCCTGACTGGTGGTGGGTGCTCatgacttcttccttctctcacaaGTGATGAGCAAGGAGCCTCTCATACTGGGCTGGGCCCTCCTTCCCTTTGGCCCCACAGCTGTGTCCGGTGCCCTACGGGGTGGGCTGACCCCATACTGACCACAAGGTGGAGAAAAGCCTGGTCATTTCCAACAGGTTCCTGGAGCTGTGGCCTGGGGTCCTACCTGCCCCTGGCCAGGATGCCAGTGGCTCTGAATGCCACAGGAAATTACCTGGTGGTCCAATTCTGGGGCCATCACAGGCCACTGGCCGTGGCTTACAGTGTGGTCTTTGCCATGGGACTGGCTGAGAACATGGCAGCCGGCGGCCTCCTCCTCTTTCGGCTGAAGCGCTCCGGCCCCTCATCTGTGCTCCGGCTGAGTGTGACAGCAGCTGCCACGGTCTTCACTTGTGCCTTGCCCCTGCAGATCCTCTACCATTTGCGTGGGGGCGACTGGCGCTCTGGGGAGCTTGCCTGTCGGTTGAGTGCCACCCTTCACTGGGCCTTCATGTACCTGAGcaccatttctttcttctgcctCTGCCTAGACAGCTACATGGCGCTGGCCCACCCCTTCACATGCCTCCGACTTGGCAAGGCCCATTGGGCTGTGGGGAGTGCTCTGCTCTGGGTGCTTGCTGGGGGTGCGGCCAGCCCCCTTGCCCTGGGTGGCACCCTAAGTTGGACCAGCCTTGACAATCGCACCTCCTGTTTTGAGAATTTTGTGGGAGATGTGGGATCCGGGTCCTACAGCACCTACACTCTGGTGGTGGGCTTCCTGGTGCCTTGTACCATCATCCTGGGTGGCTACCCTCTGCTGGCCTGGAGTGTGGCTTCTCACCGCAGGAGCTGGCGCTGCCGCAGGACCCTCAGGACCCTCATCTTCAGCATGCTCATATGTGCCATCTGCTTCCTGCCTTACTCCCTCACTCACCTCCTTCAGCGCCTTACCAGCCCCACCCCCTTCCTTGGCCACCTGCACCGAGTGACGCTGCTGCTGGTCAGCCTGGGTCCCTGCCTCAGCCCTGTCATCTGCCTGCCCTGGGCATCCCGAGCTGGCTGCCAGTGCTGGGCTCACCTCTGCTCCCGCAGGCCCAAGAAGATTTTCACCATCTATGATGGCGAGCTGGTGGAATCCCCTTGCCCCCCGCTGGGATACAGTCAGGCACTGGGGTGGGGTGGCCAGGTGGGGAGTTATGGAAAGACCCAGGATGGACCAGGCCCTAGAGAGGCCACCCTGGTCCCTAGTCCAGTACACTGAGCCAAGCTGGGGACatagtacaaagaatgaaatcattCCTCCTCACAAGGAGTCGACTGGCAGTTTCTTGTCCTGGAAAAGCTGACCATCGAGGGAGGAGACCTGGGCCTGAAGGCCTGCTCAGGAGCCTCAGGATGGCAAAACATCCCATACCAGCCCAAGCATGTGGAGGTCAGGAGGACGTATTTTCCACATCATCCACTAGCTGTCTCTTCTACCTTGTAAGCAGGGTGGCCAGgcctcaccccaccccatccaCCAGTCACTGCAGGGTTAGAACATCTACACTTGCCTCTGTGGCCCTGAGAAGCAGGTTCATGTAGTGCGGAGGGACATGACTGTGCAATCCAAATTCCGAGTTAAGGGGCTGCTGCTACAGATGAATAAAGATGGGGAAGAAGGATGTCCAAACTGCTGggtggctttttgtttgtttaattctTGTCTTTAAAGGCAGGCTCCAGTACCTGAGCCCTGTTCTAGGCACTTGGAGGGGAGGGGCATTGGAGCTGGTCTACAAAACCCAGTCCATGCCCTCAGAGCTTACAAGCTAGCTGAAGAGACTGAGTCAGCCTTAAATCCCCACCAGGCAAACGAAAGTCAGCGTGGCCTACAAGACCACGTGTAAGGACTGGGGCACCCACCGCTGCAGTGGGTAACCTCGTGTGGGCCTGGGCTAAGACCAAGAGCTTCATCCCCTGCTCCAGCCAGAGACCAGAAGGCCCTGTTGCTGCTACCTGCCTCTCTGGAATGGCCAGACCAAGATCCCTGGTCCCTCCCTCCAAAGCATCCTGGAAAGGAGGAGGCGGGCTGAGAGCAGCTCCTGGCTGTAGCCCTTCAGCTAGGTGCCTGCGGAAGTCCTTTCTTCAGCAGTGACGTGAGGTAGCTGCCTAGTTCTTCATCCTACATAtcaagatggaggaggagggtcAGCACTTCCCCAGTGAAGCCCATGGGCTAGCTGTAGATGGCGCAGGGCCCAAGTTCTACCAGGATGTGGAAGCAGGAGAGCAGAGTATCCCTTGGGTGGGGACTGTGCTATGTAGTGGTGAAACCCCTGGAGCCAAAGACCCAGGCTCTCATTG
Proteins encoded:
- the LOC140504003 gene encoding P2Y purinoceptor 4-like, whose translation is MPVALNATGNYLVVQFWGHHRPLAVAYSVVFAMGLAENMAAGGLLLFRLKRSGPSSVLRLSVTAAATVFTCALPLQILYHLRGGDWRSGELACRLSATLHWAFMYLSTISFFCLCLDSYMALAHPFTCLRLGKAHWAVGSALLWVLAGGAASPLALGGTLSWTSLDNRTSCFENFVGDVGSGSYSTYTLVVGFLVPCTIILGGYPLLAWSVASHRRSWRCRRTLRTLIFSMLICAICFLPYSLTHLLQRLTSPTPFLGHLHRVTLLLVSLGPCLSPVICLPWASRAGCQCWAHLCSRRPKKIFTIYDGELVESPCPPLGYSQALGWGGQVGSYGKTQDGPGPREATLVPSPVH